The following are from one region of the Amycolatopsis lurida genome:
- a CDS encoding aminotransferase class V-fold PLP-dependent enzyme: MESLLDVRALRADTPGTEKVVHFNNAGCGLLAKPVLATMLDHLNLEAEIGGYEAAAARSAEVEGFYREIAALINARPRNIAFAASATHAYSTALSSIRFEPGDVVLTTRNDFISNQIAFLSLRKRFSVEVVHAPDSREGGVDVEAMAALMRTRKPKLVAATHIPTNSGLVQPVAEIGRHCRELGLLYLVDACQSIGQYPIDVEEIGADLLTSTCRKFLRGPRGSGFLYVSDRFLDAGHEPLFIDMHGARWSAPGAYEPAKSASRFEEWEFPYATVLGCAAAARYAREVGLEAISRRTPALAARLRDGLGAIPGVEVLDRGPELGALVTFSIKGWQAVPFKEAMDARRINSALSYREFAQFDFGDKNVDWCLRLSPHYYNTEREVDDVAAAVAELAV; the protein is encoded by the coding sequence ATCACCTGAATCTCGAAGCCGAAATCGGCGGCTACGAAGCCGCCGCCGCCCGTTCGGCCGAGGTCGAAGGCTTCTACCGTGAAATCGCCGCGCTCATCAACGCGAGGCCCCGCAACATCGCCTTCGCGGCGAGTGCCACCCACGCCTACTCCACGGCGTTGTCGTCGATCCGGTTCGAACCCGGCGACGTCGTGCTCACCACTCGCAACGACTTCATCTCCAACCAGATCGCGTTCCTGTCGCTGCGGAAGCGGTTCAGCGTGGAGGTCGTGCACGCGCCGGACTCGCGGGAAGGCGGTGTGGACGTCGAAGCGATGGCGGCTCTGATGCGCACGAGGAAGCCGAAGCTGGTCGCCGCCACGCATATCCCGACCAACTCGGGCCTCGTCCAGCCGGTCGCCGAGATCGGGCGGCATTGCCGGGAGCTCGGCCTGCTCTACCTGGTCGACGCCTGCCAGTCGATCGGCCAATACCCCATCGACGTCGAAGAGATCGGCGCCGACCTGCTCACCTCGACGTGCCGTAAATTCCTGCGCGGGCCGCGAGGTTCGGGCTTCTTGTACGTCTCCGACAGGTTCCTCGACGCCGGCCATGAGCCGTTGTTCATCGACATGCACGGTGCCCGCTGGAGCGCCCCCGGCGCGTACGAACCCGCGAAGTCCGCTTCCCGGTTCGAAGAATGGGAATTCCCCTACGCCACCGTGCTCGGCTGCGCCGCCGCCGCGAGATACGCCCGTGAGGTCGGTTTGGAGGCGATCTCACGGCGCACTCCCGCGCTCGCGGCAAGGCTGCGGGACGGACTCGGCGCCATCCCGGGCGTCGAAGTGCTCGACCGGGGCCCGGAACTGGGCGCGCTGGTGACGTTCTCCATCAAGGGCTGGCAAGCGGTGCCCTTCAAGGAGGCGATGGACGCCCGCCGGATCAATTCGGCGCTCAGCTACCGGGAGTTCGCGCAGTTCGACTTCGGAGACAAGAACGTCGACTGGTGCCTGCGGCTGAGCCCGCACTACTACAACACCGAACGGGAGGTGGACGACGTGGCCGCAGCCGTCGCCGAACTGGCCGTCTGA